In a genomic window of Salvelinus fontinalis isolate EN_2023a chromosome 7, ASM2944872v1, whole genome shotgun sequence:
- the LOC129859575 gene encoding CD99 antigen-like protein 2 isoform X2 has translation MKSCLWIALFVTLAVGTKTEDFDLADALDYDNPKPTAIPKQPKKPAKDPSPDPGKPAGIPPKEGGTNPKPAPPPAPVDPKKPFDDGMGFDLTDALGPDPVPDKPAVVPPKDGGTGGGSFGDSDLFDVSDNGGYKPDPGKGGGGGGGGGGGGGAPADQPQDVEAAPGQIAGVVSAIGVALLGAASSYFAYQKKKLCFKIQGGVDPEMGKNAHGGRSGPQLMSNLLKSY, from the exons ATGAAATCTTGCTTATGGATTGCCTTGTTTGTAACTCTTGCTGTAGGGACGAAAACAGAAG ACTTTGATCTTGCTGATGCCTTAGATTATG ATAACCCGAAGCCAACTGCTATTCCAAAACAGCCAAAGAAACCTGCAAAGGATCCCAGTCCAG ATCCTGGTAAACCAGCTGGGATCCCTCCTAAAGAAGGTGGAACTA ATCCCAAACCTGCCCCTCCTCCCGCACCTGTAGATCCCAAAAAACCATTTGATG ATGGGATGGGTTTTGACTTGACTGATGCCTTGGGTCCAG ATCCCGTACCGGATAAACCAGCTGTTGTTCCACCTAAAGATGGAGGCACCG GTGGCGGGTCCTTCGGCGACAGCGACCTGTTTGATGTGAGCGATAACGGTGGCTACAAGCCTGATCCCGGcaagggaggtggaggaggaggtggaggaggag GAGGAGGTGGTGCTCCTGCAGATCAACCTCAAG ATGTAGAAGCTGCACCCGGTCAGATCGCTGGCGTAGTGAGTGCAATAGGAGTGGCCCTCCTTGGCGCTGCCTCCAGCTACTTTGCCTACCAGAAGAAGAAACTGTGTTTCAAGATTCAGGGAG GTGTAGACCCAGAAATGGGAAAGAACGCACATGGAGGTCGGTCTGGTCCCCAAT TGATGAGCAACTTGCTCAAGTCCTATTAA
- the LOC129859575 gene encoding CD99 antigen-like protein 2 isoform X3: MKSCLWIALFVTLAVGTKTEDFDLADALDYDNPKPTAIPKQPKKPAKDPSPGGGFDLFDALGPDDPGKPAGIPPKEGGTNPKPAPPPAPVDPKKPFDDGMGFDLTDALGPDPVPDKPAVVPPKDGGTGGGSFGDSDLFDVSDNGGYKPDPGKGGGGGGGGGGGGGAPADQPQDLDLLWGQFLKMLDANMPEGVHVWISNIKQAVLPLLEKAMELLDVGQ; encoded by the exons ATGAAATCTTGCTTATGGATTGCCTTGTTTGTAACTCTTGCTGTAGGGACGAAAACAGAAG ACTTTGATCTTGCTGATGCCTTAGATTATG ATAACCCGAAGCCAACTGCTATTCCAAAACAGCCAAAGAAACCTGCAAAGGATCCCAGTCCAG GAGGAGGATTTGATCTATTCGATGCTCTAGGTCCAGATG ATCCTGGTAAACCAGCTGGGATCCCTCCTAAAGAAGGTGGAACTA ATCCCAAACCTGCCCCTCCTCCCGCACCTGTAGATCCCAAAAAACCATTTGATG ATGGGATGGGTTTTGACTTGACTGATGCCTTGGGTCCAG ATCCCGTACCGGATAAACCAGCTGTTGTTCCACCTAAAGATGGAGGCACCG GTGGCGGGTCCTTCGGCGACAGCGACCTGTTTGATGTGAGCGATAACGGTGGCTACAAGCCTGATCCCGGcaagggaggtggaggaggaggtggaggaggag GAGGAGGTGGTGCTCCTGCAGATCAACCTCAAG ATCTAGACCTACTGTGGGGCCAATTCCTGAAGATGCTAGATGCTAACATGCCAGAGGGCGTCCATGTTTGGATATCCAACATAAAGCAAGCAGTGTTGCCTCTGTTAGAGAAGGCCATGGAGCTTTTGGATGTGGGCCAATGA
- the LOC129859575 gene encoding CD99 antigen-like protein 2 isoform X1: protein MKSCLWIALFVTLAVGTKTEDFDLADALDYDNPKPTAIPKQPKKPAKDPSPGGGFDLFDALGPDDPGKPAGIPPKEGGTNPKPAPPPAPVDPKKPFDDGMGFDLTDALGPDPVPDKPAVVPPKDGGTGGGSFGDSDLFDVSDNGGYKPDPGKGGGGGGGGGGGGGAPADQPQDVEAAPGQIAGVVSAIGVALLGAASSYFAYQKKKLCFKIQGGVDPEMGKNAHGGRSGPQLMSNLLKSY from the exons ATGAAATCTTGCTTATGGATTGCCTTGTTTGTAACTCTTGCTGTAGGGACGAAAACAGAAG ACTTTGATCTTGCTGATGCCTTAGATTATG ATAACCCGAAGCCAACTGCTATTCCAAAACAGCCAAAGAAACCTGCAAAGGATCCCAGTCCAG GAGGAGGATTTGATCTATTCGATGCTCTAGGTCCAGATG ATCCTGGTAAACCAGCTGGGATCCCTCCTAAAGAAGGTGGAACTA ATCCCAAACCTGCCCCTCCTCCCGCACCTGTAGATCCCAAAAAACCATTTGATG ATGGGATGGGTTTTGACTTGACTGATGCCTTGGGTCCAG ATCCCGTACCGGATAAACCAGCTGTTGTTCCACCTAAAGATGGAGGCACCG GTGGCGGGTCCTTCGGCGACAGCGACCTGTTTGATGTGAGCGATAACGGTGGCTACAAGCCTGATCCCGGcaagggaggtggaggaggaggtggaggaggag GAGGAGGTGGTGCTCCTGCAGATCAACCTCAAG ATGTAGAAGCTGCACCCGGTCAGATCGCTGGCGTAGTGAGTGCAATAGGAGTGGCCCTCCTTGGCGCTGCCTCCAGCTACTTTGCCTACCAGAAGAAGAAACTGTGTTTCAAGATTCAGGGAG GTGTAGACCCAGAAATGGGAAAGAACGCACATGGAGGTCGGTCTGGTCCCCAAT TGATGAGCAACTTGCTCAAGTCCTATTAA
- the LOC129858847 gene encoding UPF0728 protein C10orf53 homolog has product MPQNEVVIVRYGPYKSCGIVDHRTFRLIGLQAALEEYGHQSVMEKMSDWNKVELVVNGECVYTCSIKQLEFGGDEKLGPLSKEAITTVQNAY; this is encoded by the exons ATGCCTCAAAATGAAGTAGTTATCGTGCGCTACGGCCCATATAAATCGTGTGGAATCGTGGACCACAGAACGTTTCGTCTGATTGGCCTCCAAG CTGCATTGGAAGAGTATGGACATCAAAGTGTTATGGAGAAAATGTCTGATTGGAACAAGGTGGAACTTGTGGTCAATGGAGAATGTGTCTATACATGCAGCATAAAACAGCTGGAGTTTG GGG GAGATGAGAAACTGGGCCCCCTATCCAAGGAGGCCATCACTACTGTGCAGAATGCATACTGA